The Brassica napus cultivar Da-Ae chromosome C1, Da-Ae, whole genome shotgun sequence DNA segment aaatcataaatattaaattaaaattaaaatcgtacatttctttaaaaaaacgtATGTTAGGTGTGTAGTTTTAAACAAGACTGTCGATGAAATTTGTCTCCTTCTAGCTTAATCCTGTGTGATTAGAGCAGATTCTGTAGTCAGTGCCAGTGATATAACTTTAATTGGGCCTGAATAGTGCGGACTCAGAGGCCCATCTCTCATTTTTCATGTCACGTGTTTGTACTCTACTTCTCCCTCTACCCTAATCACCGCGCGCCACTTCTCCGTCGTCGTCGAGGGCCACTCGCTGTCTCAGTGAGTTCCCGATGACGACGAAATGCTAATTATTGGTTCTTCTCTTCGCACTATTCTATCTCCCTGTCTCTGCTGATcggaagcagacattgattgaGCTTCTACGTCGTGATTTCTCCGACCTATGAGTATCTCCTCCGTCGCTAAGCGGTTCTCGCCACCGATCGTTTCCCTTTCAATCCGACATTCGTCTCAATTACTCGGAGAATCTCTCCCTCGTCGCCTCACATTGCTTCTACGATCATGCTCCGACCCAACCCTCCTTCGTCAAGGCAAGCAAGTCCACGCCTTTCTAATCGCTAGCAGAATCTCCGGCGAAAGCTACATCGACGAGAGGATCTTAGGGATGTACGCAATGTGTGGAAGCTTTTCGGATTGCGGCAAAATGTTTCACAGACTTGATTTGCCACGTGGCAGCACCAGGCCCTGGAACTCGATCATCACCAGCTTCGTTCGAGTCGGTTTAATGAATCAAGCTTTGTCTTTTTACTTCAAGATGGTGATGTTTGGAGTTAGTCCCGATGTATCCACTTTCCCTTGTTTGGTCAAAGCTTGTGTTGCTCTGAAGAATCTCAGAGGGGTTGAGTTTCTCAAAGATACGGTTTCTCGTCGTGGGATGGAGTGTAACGAGTTTGTGGCGAGTTCGTTGATCAAAGCTTACCTCGAGTACGAAAGATCGATGCCTCGAGTGAGTTGTTTGGTAAAGTAGGGAAGAGAGATTGTGTTATATGGAATGTGATGCTTAACGGGTATGCAAAGGGTGGAGATTTAGATAGTGTTGTTAAATGGTTTAGTGCGATGAGGATGGATGAGATTAGTCCCAATGTTGTTACTTTCGATTGTGTTTTATCGGTGTGTGCCTCTAAGTCGTTGATTGATCTCGGAGTTCAGCTTCATGGTCTAGCGTTTGTTTCCGGTTTTGAATTCGAAGGCTCCATCAAAAACTCGCTTCTATCTATGTATTCAAAATGTGGGAGTTTGATGATGCGTGTAAGTTGTTTCGGATGATGTCTCGTGCTGATACGGTGACATGGAACTGCATGATATCGGGATATGTTCAGAATGGGCTAATGGAAGAAAGCTTAGTTTGTTTCTCTGAGATGGTATCTTCACGTGTCTTACCTGATGCCATCACGTTTTCTAGTTTGCTTCCATCAGTCTCTAGGTTTGAGAGCCTTGAGCATTGTAGGCAAATTCATTGTTATATCGTGAGACGTAGCGTACCGTTAGATGTCTTTTTAACGAGTGCTCTTATTGATGCCTATTTTAAGTGTAGAGGTGTTTCGACGGCGCGAAAGATTTTCAGACAGTGTAACTCAGTCGATGTTGTTGTCGTCACGGCGATGATCTGGGTATTTGCATAACGGCTTGGTTACCGATGCATTAGAGATGTTTAGGCGGCTGGTTGATGTAGAAATAAGTCCAAATGAGATAACTCTGGTGTCTATTCTACCGGTTATTGGCGGTTGTTAGCATTGAAACTCGGGAGGGAGCTTCATGGGTTCATCATCAAGAACGGTTTCGACAAGAGGTGCAATGTTGGATCTGCTGTTATCGACATGTATGCTAAGTGTGGAAGAATGGATCTTGCTCATGAGATTTTAGGAGACTCTCCAAGAAGGATATTGTTTCGTGGAACTCGATGATCACACGCTGCGCTCAGAGCGATGATCCGAGTGCGGCTATTGATGTTTTCCGTCAGATGGGAGTTTCGGGGATAGGTTTGATTGTGTTAGTATCTCAAGTGTCCTCTCTGCTTGTGCTAGCGTATCTTCACAAAGCTTTGGGAAAGCTATTCACTGTTTCATGATAAAGCGTTGTTCACTTGCTTCTGATGTGTATAGCGAGAGTACGTTGATAGGTATGTATGCTAAATGCGGAAACCTTGAATCCGCAATGAACGTGTTCGAGAGGATGGAAGAGAAGAACATCGTTTCGTGGAACACCATCATCGCTGCGTATGGAAACCACGGGAGGTTAAAAGATTCTCTCCGTCTGTTTCGTGAAATGGTTGAAGACAACGGAGTACGTCCTGATCAAATCACGTTTCTTGAGAtaatatcttcttcttgtcaCGCTGGTGATGTGGACCAAGGAGTTCGTTTCTTCAGATCCATGACTGATGATTACGGAATCCAACCGCAGCAGGAGCATTACGCTTGCCTTGTTGATCTGTTTGGACGAGCTGGTCGGTTGAAAGAAGCTTATGAAACCGTTAAGGGAATGCCGTTTGCTCCAGATGGAGGAGTCTGGGGAACGTTACTTGGAGCCTGTCGGCTTCACAAGAATGTTGAGCTTGCTAAAGTTGCTTCGAGGAGGTTAATGGATTTGGATCCGGGGAACTCTggttattatgttttgatttcaAACGCACATGCTGATGCTGGAGAATGGGGAGGTGTGACTAAAGCAAGAAGTATAATGAAAGAGAGAGGAGTTGAGAAAGTCCCCGGTACTAGTTGGATCGAAATCAACAAAACAAACCATTCGTTTGTCTCCGGCGATGAAAATCATCGTGACTATTCACATATGCATTCTTTACTAAATTTACTTCTCGAAGAGCTGAAGCTAGAAGGCTATGTTTCACAGCCTTACCTTCCAATGCATCCACATTCATCGAGAAAACTAAATCCAGCAGAGAAAGGAATGGTAGATGCAAACAACGTATAggtatattatatatcttttagtCAGATTTAAACATTGGGTTAAGTTTTATGAAAAAGTGGTCTACAAATTTTTATTCAAGCATGGCCAGTGTGTGTCTGTTCTCGTGTTGAAGCAGTTGCAGAGATGTAGTAAGCAACAGCGAAAAGCCCGTGAATGAAACAGAGGATTCCTCCTATGGACAGAACCCGATGATGTGAAATCCCACAACCTCTCCTCGATCTTGAGTTTGCCATCGTCCCTACGATCAACAGGGAGAATGCAATTGCCAGTATGATCCTGAGAAACACACAGAAAAAGGATCTTTAGTCATATTAAAAAGGATTCACACATTGTTCTGTTTATGTAGTGTTTGGGCTTACCAGGAGAATATCAGAGAAGCCACGGCGAGCTGTTTGTTGGCAGAGGATTTTTCAAGGTCTTGTCTTGACACAACACAGAGACATCCACCTAGAAAATTAGCCGTTACATGGGCTAACACCAAAAGGATACATGCAGCTAAGCCGTAGTTGAAGGCGGAGTGACTTGGGTCTCTACACTCGAATATCCACATCTTCAAATGCTTCACCTGCATctccaaataatcaaattagcGAAATCTGCAACTACTATAGAGTTTTGGTGTGTGTGGGTGTGTGTATGTAATGTACCTTATTCTGAGCTAATTCGGCTTCAATGCCAAGAATGCCAGCTGAAACATCCATGGCTAGGATCAAGATGCAGATGAAGAGCCCTACATTCCTTGACATTTTTCCTTCTTACAGCCTTTGATCCGCAATGAAACAAGTTCTTACCagcaaacaaagaagaagaaagggttgttgttgttgttgttgttgaagtaGAAACTTGCCCTTTGTATTTATGGGCGGATAGAGTTTTAAGCTTTACACTCTCTAGGTTGGATGGAATAAGAATAAAGTAGAACATCAGTTTCCTTTCTTGCATTTTTAGTAAAGATCATGTTAGAGAATAAAAGTTTAGCTGTGATCCTTGAcgtaaaaactttttttttccattgaTATTTGAActtttataagtattttaaagGACACATAATTCACAGAAATTATTCTAGAGAAAGTCTAAATATTTTTCGAGGCActaatgaaaatttattaatggCCATGTCCTCAAAAAGATCTCTTTTGGCCAATTGCTTAATTGTATGCTTTTAAATCCAATTGCTTAACTGTATTAGTGTTCTTTATTCCTGTCTTCCATgttaatatttgaaaaactttttaatattcGGATTCTTAACAAAGCAGccaagcaaagaagaagaaacttttGCGGTTGGAAACGCTTAGTTCTCCCCAAATATGCGTCTTTCAGTCGCTTTGACCCAATACATTAAGATGGGCTGAATGGGCCAAATAAACAAGCTTCAAACAAAGCTAATAACGTCTCGTTGTCCATGTCGTGGCTAACGTCAAAAGAGTAACGGATTC contains these protein-coding regions:
- the LOC125580675 gene encoding protein DESIGUAL 3-like, with amino-acid sequence MSRNVGLFICILILAMDVSAGILGIEAELAQNKVKHLKMWIFECRDPSHSAFNYGLAACILLVLAHVTANFLGGCLCVVSRQDLEKSSANKQLAVASLIFSWIILAIAFSLLIVGTMANSRSRRGCGISHHRVLSIGGILCFIHGLFAVAYYISATASTREQTHTGHA